Proteins encoded within one genomic window of Hermetia illucens chromosome 2, iHerIll2.2.curated.20191125, whole genome shotgun sequence:
- the LOC119649054 gene encoding uncharacterized protein LOC119649054, which translates to MRLILVFVCTIACFVRISYSQCGVCLSTSQAACISETEFQLCFDGVASGDTYTCPTDTICTEDVAICTSGDWFSDAAVCTPQCGKCDRNNRVACLNETSFAFCFGETTPSTTIGSCPDGLVCSNSATSFCVDPSQTAPDCIADVPSTASGPCSGPGKFPLLGTNCTQYIYCYYYNNVLRNQNYTCQGTTIFDPLKQLCVPSSTYTCAA; encoded by the exons ATGAGGCTAATTCTAGTT TTTGTGTGCACTATTGCCTGCTTCGTAAGAATATCATATTCACAATGTGGAGTTTGCTTGAGTACATCGCAGGCTGCATGTATTTCGGAAACTGAGTTTCAACTTTGCTTTGATG GTGTTGCCTCAGGAGATACCTACACCTGTCCGACAGATACTATTTGCACTGAAGATGTCGCAATCTGTACATCTGGAGATTGGTTCAGTGACGCAGCAGTATGTACTCCACAGTGTGGTAAATGTGACCGCAACAATCGGGTAGCCTGCCTAAACGAAACTTCCTTCGCTTTCTGCTTTGGGGAAACCACACCCTCCACAACCATCGGTTCATGTCCCGATGGACTAGTTTGCAGTAACAGTGCAACAAGCTTTTGTGTAGATCCTTCGCAA ACTGCTCCGGATTGTATTGCTGATGTTCCTTCAACAGCCTCTGGTCCTTGTTCAGGTCCTGGAAAATTTCCCTTGCTTGGGACCAACTGCACTCA gtacatttattgttattattacaatAATGTCCTTCGGAATCAAAACTATACTTGTCAAGGTACTACAATCTTCGACCCCCTGAAGCAATTGTGTGTACCAAGTTCCACGTACACTTGCGCTGCTTGA